The Pseudomonas sp. SCB32 DNA window CGCACTTCGACATCCTTCGGTGCATAGATCACGATCGGCAGCTTGCTGTTGTAACGCAGCACGAAGCCATCGCCGACCACCGGCACGAAGTCCTTGCGGGTCTTGCCGTCCGGGCAGGCCATCAGGGTGCTGGCCGGGCCGCTGACCTTGTCCAGGCGATAGTAGGAGTAACCCCAGCCTTCCAGGGTCTTCTCTTCCAGGGAACCGCCCAGGCGCTGGCGATTGCAGTCGACGGCCAAGGTCTTGCCGGCCAAGACCTCGACCTTGAGGTCGTCTTCGCGAGCCTGCTTGGGCAGGTGGATGACCTGACGGACGAAGCCGTCCTCGGCCTTGGGATAAGGCGCGACGTCTTCGAGCTTGGCGGCATTGGCCAGGGTGGCGGTGACGCTGAGCAGCAACGCGGTGGGGAGGGTGAAACGAACGAACGGCATGAAGCCTCCTTGCAGAATTGAAGAACGAACGCACCACGTGGGTGCGCTCGTCTGAATTCCTTTGACCTCAAAGTTGTACGAACGCTCCTACAGCCGGACTTGAAGTTGTATCAAGCTGCTTCACCACCGGCCTTGGCCTGCTGCTCCAGGTGAGCCTGCAGTTCCGGGGCGAGGTTGAGGTTGTAGGCGAGTTCGTCCAGGTAGGTGCGCTCGGTGCCCTGCTGGTCGTCCACCAGCATCACGCTGACCAGGTACATCTCGGCGGCCACGGCCGGGTCGCCCTGGGCGGATTCGGCGACTTCGGCGGCGTCCAGCGGTTTGCGCACCTCGGCGTCGAGCCAGTCCTGCAGTTCCGGCTCATCGGTGTGGCGGGCAATCTCCGCCTGGATGGCAGCCTTCTCCCTTTCATCGATGCGGCCGTCCGCCTTGGCGGCGGCGATCATCGCGCGCAGGATCGCGTGGCTGTGGGCTTCGGCCTCGGGGCCGGAAAGCTGGTCCACGGTCATCAGTGACTGCTGCTGCGAGGGATTGGCGTTCTGCTGGCGCTGCCAATTCTCGTAGGCCTGGAAGGCCATCATGCCCAGCGAGGCGAGCATGGCGTAATTGACTCCGCCGCTGCTGCCAGTACGGCTCTGGGGCGCGCCGCCGCCGAGCATGCTGCCCAGCACATCGCCCAGCCCGCCGCCGGCACCGCCAGAGGAGCCGCCGAGCAAACCACCCAGTAACCCGCCAAGGCCGCCCAGGCCTCCCGCGCCACCTTGTTGCACCGACGTGCCTTGACCGGCGCGCAGCAATTGTTCCAGTAGATCCGAAGTGTTCATGGAGTGACCCTCGCCGGCTTGCGTGACGCGCTTTGCCGCGTCGCCAACCTGTTGCAGCAATGAACTCTGACCTGCCTTGAGCAGTTGTTCGAAAAGAGAACCAGCATTCATGAGATGACAACTCTCGCTATGCGTTGGGCAACGATAGTCCCGCCTCGCCGATGCGCCAGCGCCGTTCGCCGGCCTGTGCAACGTGGCGGAACGCCTGGCGGCGGAGACTAGCGCTGACAGGAACGACGCACCGGCCGGGCGCTGCCCGAGTGGGTCATTTCATGCGGATTGCGAGGGGTGTCACGCTGAGCTTCCGGCACTTCGCGACCCCCTCGTCCCGGCGCCCACTCGTGCGCCGCAACCAAACCTTCAGCGATATCTGACAGCCGTTTCCGAATCATCCATGAGCCCTTTTGCAGAAGATATCCGGCATCCCCTCCCGGAGAAAATTCATGCGCCAGCGCCAACCCAGCCTGTCATTGCAGACCATCATCGATGCACTCAAAAGCGGCGCCCTCGCCCGTGGCGAAACCCTGGCGCGACAGCTCCTGCGCACGCAGCCGCGCAATGCCGACGCGCTGCATCTCTGCGGTGCCGCCTGCCTGATGCAGGAGAAGGCAGCCCAGGCGCGGGACCTGTTCAAGCGGGCCCTGAGCGTTCGCCGGGACGGCACCTTCTACCTGAATCTGGCCCTGGCCGAGCGCGCGTTGGGGAACGATCACGCGGCGGAAGCGGAGTTCCGCAATTGCCTGCAACTGCAACCGGGAAATGCCAAGGCAGCCAACAATCTGGCGAATATCCTCAATCACCAGCGCCGTTACGCCGAGGCCGAACAGCTCTACCGCCAGGCGATCGCCAGCAATCCCGGCTATGTACTGGCCTACAGGAATCTGGCCAATCATCTGCGTGAACGTGGCTACAGCGAGGCGGCCATCCCATTGATCAACCAGGCGCTACGGATCAGCCCCGACGACCGGGAACTGCAACTGGAGCTGGCGCGGGCCCTGGAGAAGCGAAAGCGCTATGTCGAGGCGGCCCAATGGTTCAACAGAACCCGCCATTGGGGCGACTTGCAGTTCGTCCTGCGCAACCTCGGCGACTGGTCA harbors:
- the eco gene encoding serine protease inhibitor ecotin, encoding MPFVRFTLPTALLLSVTATLANAAKLEDVAPYPKAEDGFVRQVIHLPKQAREDDLKVEVLAGKTLAVDCNRQRLGGSLEEKTLEGWGYSYYRLDKVSGPASTLMACPDGKTRKDFVPVVGDGFVLRYNSKLPIVIYAPKDVEVRYRIWSASEKVEHARAE
- a CDS encoding tellurite resistance TerB family protein; its protein translation is MNTSDLLEQLLRAGQGTSVQQGGAGGLGGLGGLLGGLLGGSSGGAGGGLGDVLGSMLGGGAPQSRTGSSGGVNYAMLASLGMMAFQAYENWQRQQNANPSQQQSLMTVDQLSGPEAEAHSHAILRAMIAAAKADGRIDEREKAAIQAEIARHTDEPELQDWLDAEVRKPLDAAEVAESAQGDPAVAAEMYLVSVMLVDDQQGTERTYLDELAYNLNLAPELQAHLEQQAKAGGEAA